CGCCCGTCGCATCGTCGACGGCCAGATCGCGCACGTCGTTCGGGTTGACGAGCACGACCGCGTCGGCGACGGCGAGCGGCGAGGAGGGCTCGGGCGTGGACATCGGCGTCGGCAGCGGCGTCGGGGCGATGGGGTCGGCGGCGAGGAGGATGGGGAGGTAGATCGGGGTTGCGGCGGTGGCGACGGCGGGGCGGGCAAGGAGCGCCAGGAGGGCGAGGAGCGCGGGGGCGCTGGAGAAGACAGCGTTCCGGATCGCAGGGACGAGAGCGCGATCGGCGGGGGTGGTGGATGGACGCATGGGGGTGCTCCCGTCTGCGGTGCGGGTCTGTCGTTGGCCGCGAGTCCAGGTTTGGCGACGAGCCGTGGACGGCCCGTCGGCGGCCACGCCGTAACGGCTGACACCAACCGGCGCATCCGGGTTCCGCCGAATCGTTACAGCGCATGGGTCGACGCCTGGTCCGACCCCAGCAACCTGGGTCGACCCCGATAGCTTGGTTTGACCCCGACAACTTTGACCCCGACAACAACGGCCCCGGAGCTGCAATGCTGCTCCGGGGCCGTGTGCTTTCGCAATTCAGTTGTATCTGGCCGTCCGTCCCTTGCGGGACTTCAGGCCGTCACACCGTCACGCAGTGCGCGCGGTGTGGTTGGGGTGGACTACCAGCCGCCGCGACCGCCGCCGCCGCCACCGCTCGAGCGATAACCGCCGCCGCCGCCACCGCCACCTGCGCGACCACCGCCGCCGCCACCGGCCGGGCGCTCGCCCGCCTCGTTGACGGTGATCGTGCGGCCGCCCATGGACGAGTTGTTCAGGGCGCGCATCGCCGCGTCGGCGGCGTTGTCGTCGTTGAACTCGACGAAGCCGA
Above is a window of Candidatus Avedoeria danica DNA encoding:
- a CDS encoding RNA-binding protein; translated protein: MAKKLFVGGLPWSVTSDELRTTFAPHGDVADAVVITDRETGRSRGFGFVEFNDDNAADAAMRALNNSSMGGRTITVNEAGERPAGGGGGGRAGGGGGGGGYRSSGGGGGGRGGW